Below is a window of Streptomyces spongiicola DNA.
CAGGCGGCCGTCCGGAACGGCGGCAGATAGCCCCCGGACTGCCCGGAGGCCGTCGGGTGGTACGACTCGCCGATGTTCAGCCAGTTGACGCTGTGCAGCCACGAGGCACCCGAGCAGATCTCGTGCCCGGTGAAGGTCGGCACGACGTCGGCGAAGGTGAAGCCGTGGTCGGCGACCCGCTTGGCGATGGCCGCGTTGAGGTGGTCTGCCCCGCCGTTGATCGCGGCGCGCTCCCTCTCGGTGAGTCCGGCGATGCAGCTGCCGTTGAGCTTGTAGAAGCGGGGATAGCCGAGGACGACGACCCGGGCGGACGGGGACTTGGATCTGATGGTCGAGTACACCGAGTCGAGCCGGGACGGGAGGGTGGAGTCGACGAAGCGCTTGGCCTCCTCCACCCGGGCGACGCAGGTGCTCTCGGACTGGAGCACACAGGTGGTCATGACCTCGGCGAAGCCGGCGTCGTTGCCGCCGATAGTGATGGACACGAGATCGGTGCCGGCGTGCAGGGGGGCGAGCTGGCTCGCCAGGACGTCCCCCGTACGAGCGCCCGCGCAGGCGGTGAAGGCGAACGACGAGGGCGAGTTGGCCGACGCCCAGAGGGCGGG
It encodes the following:
- a CDS encoding SGNH/GDSL hydrolase family protein; translated protein: MKLSRIAAFSSSLLLGAVLALTGTGQARAAQSAAAVDYVALGDSYSSGLGAGAYLSSSGSCKRTNRAYPALWASANSPSSFAFTACAGARTGDVLASQLAPLHAGTDLVSITIGGNDAGFAEVMTTCVLQSESTCVARVEEAKRFVDSTLPSRLDSVYSTIRSKSPSARVVVLGYPRFYKLNGSCIAGLTERERAAINGGADHLNAAIAKRVADHGFTFADVVPTFTGHEICSGASWLHSVNWLNIGESYHPTASGQSGGYLPPFRTAA